In a single window of the Ignavibacteria bacterium genome:
- a CDS encoding WbqC family protein: MICTIHQPNYLPYLGFFEKAYNSDIFVLYDTTQFKKNDWQNRNKLCTGNSWQWISLPILHDFGQKIMEVKIKDPGKNLAKNWRSIKVIYGRAPFFKEYAPAYENIYNSDIELISELNSKIILTAAGQLGLKTKFVKSSELPDITTTSTQALIDINRHVNADTYISGAEGINYLDMDLWNSSGLKIIFQKYHHPVYKQFNSDEFQPYMNILDLIFNCGPESLEVLLGRKKAES, encoded by the coding sequence ATGATATGCACAATACACCAGCCTAATTACCTGCCTTACCTGGGTTTTTTTGAAAAAGCCTATAACAGCGATATCTTCGTTTTATATGATACCACACAATTCAAAAAAAATGACTGGCAGAACAGGAATAAGCTGTGTACCGGCAACAGCTGGCAATGGATATCGCTTCCTATCTTGCATGATTTCGGACAGAAAATAATGGAAGTTAAGATAAAAGACCCCGGAAAGAATCTTGCCAAAAACTGGAGATCAATTAAGGTAATATACGGAAGAGCACCATTTTTTAAAGAATATGCTCCAGCTTATGAGAATATATATAATTCTGATATAGAGTTAATTTCAGAATTAAACAGTAAAATTATACTTACCGCTGCAGGTCAATTAGGCTTAAAAACAAAGTTTGTAAAAAGCAGTGAATTGCCTGATATCACTACTACTAGCACACAGGCATTAATTGATATTAACAGGCATGTTAATGCTGATACTTATATTTCAGGGGCTGAAGGTATTAACTACCTGGATATGGATCTGTGGAACAGCAGCGGCTTAAAAATAATTTTTCAGAAATATCACCACCCTGTTTACAAACAATTCAACTCAGATGAATTTCAGCCTTATATGAACATTCTTGATCTTATTTTTAATTGCGGTCCTGAAAGCCTGGAAGTTTTACTCGGAAGAAAAAAAGCGGAAAGCTAA
- a CDS encoding glycosyltransferase family 4 protein, translating into MKHKIVVLCFNYEPSQFPVKPDTENRFYTYGFGSTFGRLFNNYLKQYSTEVWRIDGYCKEKYYEKNIDNIKYRVFKAAHLSKLGYFSWNYIKELKREKQNHGTIFFVVHTHNWQTYQAAYFLKGAKIITTHHGDWSPFFLYNNTTGLRKVKALLGKMAEKLTFKNISYFLICDINQVKFIKMAYPGFKYEIFSTGLDIHRFKNITRNEARDLLKLDKNKKYILYVGKLYKYKQVDKLIEIWLEIKKSKPETELLIVGNEEKGKWGEEYYDLAERSGAIIVGRVLNIELYKYYCAADVYVLLNLRDDYFGGIGIAPLESLACNTPVVSNALKNYLGPNLKEIGEIPESLEDYKNSILNILNDPNRFVNMRESVDRFYSLEAVADRMERIFIIFNNK; encoded by the coding sequence ATGAAGCATAAAATTGTAGTATTGTGTTTTAATTATGAGCCAAGCCAGTTCCCTGTTAAACCGGATACGGAGAACAGGTTCTACACCTACGGATTTGGAAGTACTTTTGGCAGGCTGTTTAACAATTATCTTAAACAATATTCAACTGAAGTCTGGCGAATTGATGGTTATTGCAAAGAAAAATATTATGAGAAAAATATTGATAACATAAAATACAGAGTGTTCAAAGCAGCTCATTTAAGCAAACTGGGATATTTTTCATGGAATTATATTAAAGAGCTTAAAAGAGAAAAACAGAACCACGGCACAATATTTTTTGTTGTTCATACACACAACTGGCAAACGTACCAGGCAGCCTACTTTTTGAAGGGGGCAAAAATAATTACAACGCATCACGGCGACTGGTCACCGTTCTTTTTATACAATAATACAACAGGTCTGCGTAAAGTGAAGGCTTTACTTGGCAAGATGGCTGAAAAATTAACCTTTAAAAATATCAGTTACTTTTTGATTTGTGATATAAACCAGGTGAAATTCATAAAAATGGCATATCCCGGATTTAAATATGAGATTTTTTCAACCGGACTGGACATTCACAGGTTCAAAAATATAACCAGAAATGAAGCACGGGATCTGTTAAAGCTAGATAAAAACAAAAAATATATTCTGTATGTTGGAAAACTGTACAAATATAAGCAGGTTGATAAGCTTATCGAAATTTGGCTGGAGATCAAAAAGTCAAAGCCTGAAACTGAACTATTGATTGTTGGTAATGAAGAAAAAGGCAAATGGGGAGAAGAATATTATGACCTTGCTGAAAGATCAGGAGCTATAATAGTTGGAAGAGTGCTGAATATTGAACTGTATAAATATTACTGCGCAGCTGATGTATATGTATTGTTAAATCTAAGGGATGATTATTTCGGGGGAATAGGTATTGCACCGCTTGAAAGCCTGGCTTGCAATACACCTGTTGTTTCAAATGCATTAAAGAATTATCTTGGACCGAACCTTAAAGAAATTGGCGAGATACCGGAATCATTGGAAGATTATAAAAATTCGATATTGAATATTCTTAATGATCCCAACAGATTCGTAAATATGCGTGAAAGTGTTGACAGGTTTTATTCCTTAGAAGCAGTTGCAGACAGAATGGAACGAATTTTTATAATTTTTAATAATAAATAA
- a CDS encoding PIG-L family deacetylase, whose translation MIDSIISKRKPGKKKNVVVFGAHPDDFEVGCSGTILKYLDTINLKIYVMSDRYEDGKLRNLKEKDKSFRILGLDKVPCTVYDIPTRIFHDFRSKIRNILYDIATKTDVDVVFTPPIHDIHQDHIVLADEVIRLFREKTIFGYEVIRSGYDFMPNMHVNIPLELVNLKIKAAQSYKSQWSTTKSGGYYFSKEVMKGLMRARGAQFGVEYAEAFEVYHLKL comes from the coding sequence ATGATAGACAGCATAATTTCCAAACGAAAACCCGGTAAAAAAAAGAATGTTGTTGTTTTTGGAGCGCATCCTGATGATTTTGAAGTCGGGTGTTCAGGAACTATACTTAAATATCTTGATACAATTAATCTTAAGATATATGTAATGTCTGACCGCTATGAAGACGGCAAGCTTAGAAACCTGAAAGAAAAAGATAAATCTTTCAGGATCCTGGGTCTGGATAAGGTACCATGTACTGTCTATGATATTCCTACAAGGATTTTCCATGATTTCCGCTCTAAAATCAGAAATATACTGTACGATATTGCTACAAAAACAGATGTGGATGTTGTTTTCACTCCCCCAATTCATGATATACACCAGGATCATATTGTGCTGGCAGATGAAGTCATAAGGCTTTTCAGGGAAAAGACAATATTTGGCTATGAAGTAATAAGAAGCGGATATGATTTTATGCCGAACATGCATGTAAACATTCCATTAGAACTGGTAAATTTAAAAATTAAGGCAGCTCAATCATATAAATCACAATGGTCAACCACCAAAAGCGGAGGTTACTACTTTTCAAAAGAAGTAATGAAAGGTCTTATGAGAGCCCGCGGCGCTCAGTTTGGCGTTGAATATGCTGAAGCATTCGAAGTGTACCATCTTAAGTTATGA
- the asnB gene encoding asparagine synthase (glutamine-hydrolyzing), translating into MCGINGLITADDNLKRKIIKANELLKHRGPDDEGYVVINTERCTHEKFSGTDSSAAIKNKYPYISFKNNSSEDLILAHRRLAIIDLSEHGHGPMSNPDGSVWITFNGEIYNYLELRDELKTAGYRFSTNSDTEVIINSYLHWGTDCLNKFNGMWAFALWDRSKKRLFIARDRFGVKPLYYIHSENYFAFSSELKPLALYSDFNVNINRKKIPYYLIYGNRLNTEDTYLEDIKSLKASHFLIYENGNVTTRQYYDIAKAIHIEKSENELKGTLVNLLEDSIKLRFRSDVPVGTCLSGGFDSSSIVSLATDVGKNNLETFSAVWQEKSCDESFYIDIVNQKFSCSPNKIIPKEEEFVKVFNELCYYQEIPTEGPGLYPQWYVMKKASEKVKVLLDGQGGDEVFGGYFQMGAYLRGVLRDKNIFKIAAESPNFLKFFNKNGLHSFTSWLFPRQYGYMTRSKLSARFEIINTALLNEMEKDSLYFDVEPAKKFGSYLSSLSYHFIRNMTIPALLHYEDRSSMAHSIESRVPFLDYRLVEFGINLRSKYLSHKGVSRPLYRSAMKPYLPDEVVNRKDKLGFPVPFSEWTHNSLKSMIMDELTENNSALFDFVNRKKLVDNLELHFSGKKDYGWEIWRMLSLNNFLKLFRYKSIL; encoded by the coding sequence ATGTGCGGAATAAACGGTTTAATTACCGCAGATGATAACCTGAAGCGAAAAATAATAAAGGCCAATGAACTGTTAAAACACAGGGGTCCCGATGATGAAGGTTATGTAGTAATAAATACTGAACGCTGCACTCATGAAAAATTTTCAGGAACGGATTCATCAGCCGCTATTAAAAATAAATATCCTTATATCTCGTTTAAAAATAATTCAAGTGAAGACCTGATCTTAGCCCACAGAAGGCTTGCAATAATCGATCTCAGCGAACATGGCCATGGCCCGATGAGTAATCCGGATGGCAGTGTGTGGATTACATTCAACGGGGAAATCTATAACTACCTGGAACTAAGAGATGAGTTAAAAACCGCAGGTTACAGGTTCAGCACCAATTCTGATACCGAAGTAATAATAAATTCCTATTTACACTGGGGAACTGACTGCCTTAATAAATTCAATGGTATGTGGGCTTTTGCACTTTGGGATAGATCCAAAAAAAGGCTGTTTATTGCCCGGGACCGTTTTGGAGTAAAACCATTATATTATATCCACAGTGAAAATTACTTTGCTTTTTCTTCGGAACTTAAGCCATTGGCACTTTACAGTGATTTTAATGTAAACATCAACAGGAAAAAAATTCCTTATTACCTTATCTATGGCAACAGATTAAATACTGAAGATACATATTTGGAAGATATAAAATCCCTGAAAGCTTCGCATTTCCTTATATATGAAAACGGGAATGTTACAACACGCCAGTATTATGATATAGCCAAAGCAATCCATATTGAAAAAAGCGAAAATGAGCTGAAGGGAACACTTGTAAATCTTCTGGAAGATTCGATAAAGCTCCGGTTCAGAAGTGATGTACCTGTTGGTACTTGCCTTAGCGGAGGGTTTGACTCATCAAGTATAGTATCCCTGGCAACAGATGTAGGGAAAAACAACCTGGAAACATTTTCTGCGGTTTGGCAGGAAAAAAGCTGTGATGAATCATTTTATATTGATATAGTAAACCAAAAATTTTCATGTTCGCCGAATAAGATTATTCCGAAAGAAGAAGAATTCGTTAAGGTGTTTAATGAACTGTGTTATTACCAGGAAATACCCACAGAAGGACCCGGTTTATACCCCCAATGGTATGTAATGAAAAAAGCGAGTGAAAAGGTCAAGGTTTTGCTTGATGGCCAGGGTGGAGATGAAGTATTCGGCGGGTATTTTCAGATGGGGGCATACCTGCGAGGTGTTTTACGGGATAAAAATATTTTCAAAATAGCTGCAGAATCACCTAACTTCCTGAAATTCTTTAATAAAAACGGGCTGCACTCTTTTACAAGCTGGCTCTTCCCGAGGCAATACGGATATATGACACGCTCAAAGCTTTCAGCAAGATTTGAGATCATCAACACAGCTTTACTGAATGAAATGGAAAAAGACTCGCTTTATTTTGATGTGGAACCTGCTAAAAAATTCGGCAGCTATTTAAGCAGCCTTTCATATCACTTTATCAGGAACATGACGATCCCTGCTTTGCTGCATTATGAAGACAGGTCTTCAATGGCGCATTCAATAGAAAGCCGTGTTCCGTTCCTGGATTACAGGCTTGTGGAATTCGGTATAAATTTGAGATCAAAGTATCTTTCCCATAAAGGTGTTTCGCGCCCTTTATACCGCAGCGCAATGAAACCATACCTGCCTGATGAAGTGGTGAACAGAAAAGATAAGCTGGGATTTCCGGTCCCTTTCTCTGAATGGACTCACAATTCACTGAAAAGTATGATCATGGATGAGTTGACTGAAAATAACAGCGCATTATTTGATTTTGTAAACAGGAAAAAACTTGTAGATAACCTGGAGCTGCATTTTTCAGGTAAAAAAGATTATGGCTGGGAAATTTGGCGAATGCTGAGCCTGAATAATTTCCTTAAGCTGTTTAGATATAAATCAATTCTTTAA
- a CDS encoding FkbM family methyltransferase, translated as MSGKVTNFFKMASRLKLGSLITFYRLKYFTKDDKNLHRFRMKNGLSLNVNKNQGDLTTLFEVFVDEDYKFGESTSEKLNIIDIGANVGYFSLYITKKFPNANIYSFEPFPDTFTRLDEHLKLNKAVNVKPYNLAVSDFEGTSKFYSFEWTGCNTMIDGEFDESLSKVTEVNCVKFDDLRKLTGSEKFEYAKIDCEGSEYPMLLNSSDDALKAVKKYIIEVHNSDKYSKDDLAKRFSDLGYKLHRTDNLLIAEI; from the coding sequence ATGTCGGGTAAGGTAACAAATTTTTTTAAAATGGCATCGCGTCTGAAACTTGGCAGCTTAATAACCTTTTACAGGCTGAAATATTTCACCAAAGATGATAAAAATTTGCACCGGTTCCGTATGAAAAACGGATTATCGCTAAATGTTAATAAAAACCAGGGTGACCTGACGACATTATTCGAGGTTTTTGTTGATGAAGATTACAAATTCGGTGAAAGTACCTCCGAAAAACTGAATATTATTGATATTGGCGCTAATGTTGGATATTTTTCGTTATATATAACTAAAAAATTCCCCAACGCAAATATTTATTCTTTCGAACCATTTCCTGATACATTCACGAGGCTAGATGAGCATTTAAAACTTAATAAGGCTGTTAATGTTAAGCCTTACAACCTGGCAGTATCTGATTTTGAAGGAACTTCCAAATTCTATTCATTCGAATGGACCGGATGTAATACCATGATAGACGGTGAATTTGATGAATCTTTATCAAAAGTAACAGAAGTTAACTGCGTAAAATTTGACGACCTGCGAAAGCTTACCGGTTCTGAAAAATTTGAATATGCCAAAATAGATTGTGAAGGTAGTGAATATCCAATGCTTCTGAACTCATCAGATGATGCATTAAAAGCAGTTAAAAAATATATTATAGAAGTACATAATTCAGATAAGTACAGCAAGGATGACCTTGCAAAAAGATTTTCAGATCTGGGCTATAAACTCCACCGCACTGATAACCTTCTGATAGCGGAAATTTAG
- a CDS encoding PIG-L family deacetylase: protein MKKILAIGPHPDDIELGCFGTMAKYKKKGDDVNFLVLTKGEGGTENTNRIDEAVESASLIKAKLFIEDLPDRFISEGPETITIIEKYIKQLDPDAVFIPTESDTHQDHRATYNACMVACRTVKEVYAYETPSTSRKFSPNYFVDITDYIGLKVKAVKIHSSQGGKGYMADRAVEGLAEYRAFDILLNDRYVEGFDVIKVIE from the coding sequence ATGAAAAAAATACTTGCAATAGGACCACACCCTGATGATATAGAACTTGGATGCTTTGGAACAATGGCAAAGTACAAGAAAAAAGGAGATGATGTCAACTTTCTTGTATTAACCAAAGGAGAAGGCGGTACAGAAAACACTAACAGAATTGATGAAGCTGTAGAATCTGCCTCTCTAATTAAAGCGAAGCTGTTCATCGAAGATCTGCCTGACAGGTTCATTAGTGAAGGTCCAGAAACTATTACTATAATTGAAAAGTATATTAAACAGCTCGATCCTGATGCTGTTTTTATTCCAACTGAATCAGATACTCACCAGGACCACCGGGCTACATATAACGCTTGTATGGTGGCATGCAGAACAGTAAAAGAAGTATACGCTTATGAAACACCAAGTACATCAAGGAAATTTTCTCCCAATTATTTTGTAGATATCACGGATTATATCGGCCTCAAAGTTAAAGCAGTAAAGATCCATTCCTCACAGGGCGGCAAAGGCTACATGGCTGATAGAGCTGTTGAGGGTCTGGCAGAATACAGGGCATTTGATATCCTGCTCAATGACAGGTATGTTGAAGGTTTTGATGTTATAAAGGTAATTGAATAA
- a CDS encoding SDR family oxidoreductase, with amino-acid sequence MKKLNILLTGASGGLGKHFTLGLANAGHNLALQFNSNENSIAESIKEIKDLNSKIKAYKTDITKEEEVAELVNNVKNDLGSIDVLINNAGISINAMSWKLSADDWNRVISVNLTGPFLCTKHVLPVMKESRFGRIIYISSVVPQIGVAGTAAYAASKAGLGGLCKTISKEVIKNNITANLISLGYFDAGLLYQIPEEIRGQIKESIPVKNFGDPMEIVECIKYICLEESKYLTGQTINLNGGLF; translated from the coding sequence ATGAAAAAACTTAATATACTGTTAACCGGTGCATCAGGGGGCTTAGGCAAACATTTTACCCTGGGCCTGGCAAATGCAGGACACAATCTTGCATTGCAGTTCAACAGCAATGAAAACAGCATTGCCGAAAGCATAAAAGAAATTAAAGACCTTAACTCAAAGATCAAAGCTTATAAAACTGATATTACCAAAGAAGAAGAAGTTGCGGAGCTTGTAAACAACGTAAAAAATGATCTTGGAAGTATTGATGTACTTATAAATAATGCAGGTATTTCCATAAATGCAATGAGCTGGAAGCTAAGTGCAGATGACTGGAACAGGGTTATAAGCGTTAATTTAACGGGCCCGTTCTTATGCACAAAACATGTACTTCCTGTAATGAAGGAAAGCCGGTTCGGCAGGATCATTTATATTTCTTCAGTGGTTCCGCAAATAGGCGTAGCGGGAACTGCTGCATATGCAGCATCAAAAGCCGGGCTTGGCGGCTTGTGCAAAACCATCAGCAAAGAAGTAATTAAGAACAATATTACTGCAAATCTCATTTCACTGGGTTATTTTGATGCCGGTCTGCTTTACCAGATACCTGAGGAGATCCGGGGACAGATCAAAGAATCTATTCCCGTAAAAAACTTTGGCGACCCAATGGAAATAGTTGAGTGCATTAAATATATATGCCTTGAAGAATCAAAATACCTTACCGGCCAGACAATAAACCTAAACGGAGGATTATTCTAG